The segment AATTGACACACAATTCTTCCACAGACTTTCTTCTACATCACTCGTTAACGTGGCGTTGCCCAAATGAGCTTCTTATAAcatccacacacacacactggTAACAGAACTACTTATGTTAAATCCAAAATCAGAAAAgataaaaccaaaccaaactaaaagtAGACCTAACTTGAcagaaagttttattttttttttcattttccgccaGGTAAGACACTTAAAAACTCAAGCTAATAGAAGGGAATAGACACGTTCTGGAAACAGTTCTTCCTTGGGACACAAGCACCACCACCAAAGCTTCCTTGTCCTTCTAAATCCAGATTCCATAAACTATCCCAAACTTTGTAATCTTCGTTGACATTAGCTTCAGATATTGGCACCGGGAAAAACCCATTACCATTTGGGTCATAACCAGAAACTATTGTTGAGTGTGTGATCTGATGAGGAACATAGAAGGCACCGCCTTCGCCACTTCTGCCGCTACTACTGCTACTGAAGTTATTATCACAACTGTTGTTATTATTGCCATCGTCTAGTAAAGACATCATCTTTTTCATGTCAATTTGGTTGAATTGAAGCGTCTGTTGTTCTTGCTGCAACTCCATCTGTCTTAGCTGCTGAAATTGTTGCCTCTTCAAGATTCTGTTTTT is part of the Raphanus sativus cultivar WK10039 chromosome 5, ASM80110v3, whole genome shotgun sequence genome and harbors:
- the LOC108860499 gene encoding MYB-like transcription factor EOBII gives rise to the protein MSLWGVMGAEWGMVEKGWRKGPWTAEEDRLLIDYVRLHGEGRWNSVAKLAGLKRNGKSCRLRWVNYLRPDLKRGQITPHEETIILELHAKWGNRWSTIARSLPGRTDNEIKNYWRTHFKKKTKSPTNNAEKTKNRILKRQQFQQLRQMELQQEQQTLQFNQIDMKKMMSLLDDGNNNNSCDNNFSSSSSGRSGEGGAFYVPHQITHSTIVSGYDPNGNGFFPVPISEANVNEDYKVWDSLWNLDLEGQGSFGGGACVPRKNCFQNVSIPFY